A DNA window from Dunckerocampus dactyliophorus isolate RoL2022-P2 chromosome 17, RoL_Ddac_1.1, whole genome shotgun sequence contains the following coding sequences:
- the timm10b gene encoding mitochondrial import inner membrane translocase subunit Tim10 B translates to MDQDQQLRNLRDFLLVYNRMTEICFQRCTSNFNYRNLTMDEERCVDNCAGKLIRSNHRLMATYVQLMPRLVQRRMEEMESKAAANRTEEASAADALATIEAAPVSITD, encoded by the exons ATGGACCAGGACCAGCAACTGAGAAAT CTGCGTGATTTTCTTCTGGTTTACAACCGTATGACTGAGATCTGCTTTCAGCGATGCACCAGCAATTTTAACTACAGGAACCTCACCATGGACGAG GAGCGTTGTGTGGACAACTGTGCAGGGAAACTGATCCGCTCCAACCACCGCCTGATGGCCACCTACGTGCAGCTGATGCCCCGGCTAGTGCAGCGGCGAATGGAGGAGATGGAGAGCAAGGCTGCCGCGAATAGAACGGAAGAAGCATCCGCAGCTGATGCTCTCGCTACCATAGAGGCAGCACCGGTATCTATCACCGACTGA